The following is a genomic window from Burkholderia oklahomensis C6786.
TCGACGTCGAGAGCCGCGTCGGCCGCGGCACGACGTTTACGATCACGCTGCCGGTCCGGCGCAAGACCGACTCGGCCGAACGCGCGGGCGCGCTCGATCGCGACGCAGGCGGCGCACGCAAGACGGCGCGCGCCGCCGCCCCGCCCGCTTCGCCGCTTACGCGCGGCGCGCCTTGCTGAGCACGATCGTCTCGAACAGCTCGTACTCGGCGGTCGGCTTCTGATCGGCGCCCGGCGCGTGATAGTAGTTCACCGTGATCGACGTATCGCCGCCGTGCTCGCCCGGATCGTAGTCGAACACCGCGATCCCGTAGCCCGTGCCCGTGTCGCGCCGCGCGGACCAGATCGCATCCTCGAGCGCATCCGCGCCGTGCCGCACGAACGTGTTCGGCGCCGTGCCCGGCACCGGCCGGTTCGGCTTCGTGAACACGCGCGCCTGCGGCAGGCCCGTCGCCGGATTTTCGCCGTACACGTCGAGCGGCGCGCTCGTGCCGCCGCCGCCGAGAATCATGTGGATCGTGCCGCGCGACGTGTCGAACTTGCCGTCGGTCGGCTCCGACGTGACGACGGGACGCGGCTGCATCGTGTCGACGACCTCGCCCGTCGCCGAGTCGACGCCCGTGCGATGGTTGCAGCCGCGCACCGGGAAGCTCCGCTCGTAGTCGTGGTCGTGGCCGCACAGCACGAGGTCGACGCCGTAGCGGTCGAAGAGCGGCAGCCACGCTTCGCGGATGCCCTTGTCCGAGCCGTTGCCCGTCTTCGACGAGCTGAGCGCGTCCTGGTGCATCTGCACGACGATCCAGTCGATGTCGCGATCGTGCGACGCGCGGCGCAGCGTCTCTTCGAGCCAGCGCGTCTGCTCGCCGCGGCTGTAGCCGCGCACGTAGAACGACGTGCCGGGAGGAATCGGGCCGTTGCCGGTGCTCGCCGCCGGCACGAGCGGATTCGGGCCCGCGACGAACGCGGCCGCGTCCTGATAGACGACGTCGTCCGCGTCGAGCGACACGAACAGCACCGCGCCAACGCGGAAGCTGTACCAGCGGCCCGGGAAGCGCGTGCCGTTCTCCGGCAGCGTGTAGCGCGCGAGATACGAGTCGAGCCCTTGCGGGCCGTTGTGGAATTCGATCTCGTGATTGCCGGGGCACGGCATCCACGGCCGATTCGCGGCGGACGTCTGATTGTTGTTGCCGAAGTCGCGCCACACGTCGGGCTGATGCGCGGGATTCAGGTTCGCATAGCAGAGATCGCCGTTCAGCAGATGAAAGAGCGGCTGGAAGCGCTCGACCGCCTGCACCGCGAAGCGGCTCTGCGGCGACGACAGCACCCAGCCCGTATTCGGCGTCGCGAGGTCGCCGTAGCTCGTCCAGCGAAATGGCGCGCGGCCGCGCGGCGCCGTGTCGAAGCGGGCGGCGAACGGCTTCGCCGCGTTGCTGTCGTTGTCGGCCGTGACTTCGTAGCGATAGACGGAGCCCGGCTTGAGTCCGCGCAGCCGCGCGTGATACGCGAACACGACTTCGCCGTTCAGGCCGTC
Proteins encoded in this region:
- a CDS encoding purple acid phosphatase family protein translates to MSNKPTPDVPPTEQPSAVSRRGFLKFAGASGLATAASGLAAVRAAAAAPDGTPEQIHLTWGDADANEVVVSWATLAAAANPRVRFAGPNEAWRTVHGVQRTYTDGLNGEVVFAYHARLRGLKPGSVYRYEVTADNDSNAAKPFAARFDTAPRGRAPFRWTSYGDLATPNTGWVLSSPQSRFAVQAVERFQPLFHLLNGDLCYANLNPAHQPDVWRDFGNNNQTSAANRPWMPCPGNHEIEFHNGPQGLDSYLARYTLPENGTRFPGRWYSFRVGAVLFVSLDADDVVYQDAAAFVAGPNPLVPAASTGNGPIPPGTSFYVRGYSRGEQTRWLEETLRRASHDRDIDWIVVQMHQDALSSSKTGNGSDKGIREAWLPLFDRYGVDLVLCGHDHDYERSFPVRGCNHRTGVDSATGEVVDTMQPRPVVTSEPTDGKFDTSRGTIHMILGGGGTSAPLDVYGENPATGLPQARVFTKPNRPVPGTAPNTFVRHGADALEDAIWSARRDTGTGYGIAVFDYDPGEHGGDTSITVNYYHAPGADQKPTAEYELFETIVLSKARRA